A window of Mucilaginibacter paludis DSM 18603 contains these coding sequences:
- a CDS encoding BamA/TamA family outer membrane protein: MPPLLKFRILIILAAMLCCDCANSSVLPFGDTTLVDSADQKDIIDVLHRVFSKQKNGIDRPPKKIALSVVPTVGYTLSTGFAIGLSSVATFYTQPQHSGNQSVINLQAFYDSHSQQTFMAESNIWAFDDQFKFVTDLRVIKYPDVTYGLGSSTTTLKADAITFDYLRLYQTFLKKVSKNFYAGVGYSLDYHYEITEEGNLDNTVSDFKRYGETSSSRSSGFNLDLLFDSRTNPVNSLGGSYANIVYRDNLKAMGSDSKWSSIQIDIRKYFKLSDHSNNVLALWSYSWITLSGKQPYLDLPSVGNDTYNNTGRGYAIDRFRGKNMLYLESEYRFGITKNGLLGAVVFANAQNYQRSVSNGLNKIIPAAGTGIRVKINKRSNTNLCIDYAIGTDNSHGVFVNLGEVF; this comes from the coding sequence TTGCCACCTTTGCTAAAATTCCGTATCTTAATTATTTTAGCCGCCATGTTATGCTGCGATTGCGCCAATAGCAGCGTTTTGCCTTTCGGCGATACTACACTTGTTGACTCGGCAGACCAGAAGGATATCATCGATGTACTGCATCGCGTTTTCAGCAAACAAAAAAACGGTATTGATCGGCCACCTAAAAAAATAGCCTTATCGGTAGTCCCTACTGTAGGCTACACCCTTTCTACCGGCTTTGCCATTGGTTTAAGCAGCGTTGCCACGTTTTACACGCAGCCGCAGCATAGCGGCAACCAGTCGGTGATTAATTTACAGGCGTTTTACGACTCGCATAGCCAGCAAACTTTTATGGCAGAATCAAACATCTGGGCTTTTGATGATCAGTTTAAGTTTGTAACCGATTTGCGTGTCATCAAATATCCGGATGTAACCTACGGCCTGGGCAGCTCCACCACCACGTTAAAAGCAGATGCCATTACTTTTGATTACCTGCGCCTTTATCAAACTTTTTTGAAAAAGGTAAGTAAAAACTTTTATGCAGGTGTGGGTTACAGCCTGGATTACCACTACGAAATTACCGAGGAGGGAAACCTGGATAATACCGTATCCGATTTTAAACGCTATGGCGAAACTTCGAGTTCGCGTTCATCGGGCTTTAACCTCGATCTGTTATTTGACAGCCGTACCAACCCGGTTAATTCTTTGGGTGGTAGCTACGCCAACATCGTTTACCGGGACAATCTGAAGGCCATGGGTAGCGACAGCAAATGGAGCTCGATACAAATCGATATCCGTAAATACTTTAAACTGTCCGACCATTCGAACAACGTACTGGCGCTTTGGAGCTACAGTTGGATTACATTAAGTGGAAAACAACCTTATCTTGATTTGCCAAGCGTTGGTAACGATACCTATAATAATACCGGGCGCGGCTATGCCATAGACAGATTTAGAGGGAAAAATATGCTGTACCTTGAAAGCGAATACCGCTTTGGCATTACTAAAAACGGACTGCTGGGTGCAGTCGTTTTTGCCAACGCCCAAAATTATCAGCGCAGTGTATCAAACGGCCTCAATAAAATTATACCCGCGGCAGGTACGGGCATTCGGGTAAAAATAAACAAACGGTCAAATACTAACCTCTGTATTGATTATGCCATCGGTACCGATAACTCGCACGGTGTTTTTGTTAATTTAGGCGAAGTTTTTTGA